The following proteins come from a genomic window of Thermofilaceae archaeon:
- the xylB gene encoding xylulokinase, with product MADTPLVAGIDIGTGGCKVVVFDLAGRQVASAFREYGVYHPRVGWAEQDPNDWWRAALEALREVTRIVGSESIEAVGLSSQREAFAPLDKEGRVLYNAIIWLDSRASKQEEWVRERVGSQRVLEITGLPVDQMFSAVKLLWLKEEAEQLFRRIDRILFAKDFIAYKLTGEACTDFSMASRTMLLDIRKLKWSLELCEELGIPAEILPPLKGSWEVVGEVTSEAAEVTGLKRGTPIVSGGGDRPCEALGAGVVDEGEVNIGTGTGTCFEAPLVEPRPDKKMRIDTCVHVVPNRWEYEIVVNATGESLRWFRDQFGGLEVEEARRRQVSAYDVLLEEAGKVPPGSEGLFYYPYLWGAKAPFFNPRAKGVFIGFTHAHTRGYFVRAILEGVAFQYKGVLDLLEELGVHVKRLTMTGGEARGELWNRIKASVVGVSLLLPHVSDAAGLGAAILAAVGCGHYGDVRRAIASMVHIERAVDPDPEMQRIYAELYPRYLKTYRCLEQAFNSAKS from the coding sequence GTGGCAGATACCCCGCTGGTGGCCGGGATTGATATTGGAACTGGCGGCTGTAAGGTTGTAGTTTTCGACCTCGCCGGTAGGCAGGTTGCGTCCGCTTTCAGGGAGTACGGCGTCTACCACCCCCGCGTGGGTTGGGCTGAGCAGGACCCGAACGACTGGTGGAGGGCTGCGTTAGAGGCATTGAGGGAGGTGACTAGGATCGTGGGTTCGGAGAGCATCGAAGCTGTTGGTCTCTCGTCGCAGAGGGAGGCTTTCGCTCCGCTGGATAAGGAGGGGAGGGTTCTCTACAACGCGATAATCTGGCTTGATTCTCGCGCGAGCAAGCAGGAGGAGTGGGTTCGCGAGCGAGTTGGAAGCCAGCGGGTTCTTGAGATCACAGGGCTACCCGTGGATCAGATGTTCTCCGCTGTTAAGCTCCTATGGTTGAAGGAGGAGGCGGAGCAGTTGTTCCGCAGGATCGACAGGATTCTCTTCGCTAAGGACTTCATTGCCTACAAGTTGACGGGTGAAGCCTGCACTGACTTCAGCATGGCTTCGCGGACGATGCTGCTGGACATCCGCAAGTTGAAGTGGTCCCTTGAGCTCTGCGAGGAGCTGGGGATCCCGGCGGAAATCCTCCCGCCTCTTAAGGGCTCGTGGGAGGTGGTCGGCGAGGTGACTTCGGAAGCCGCTGAAGTTACTGGACTTAAACGGGGGACTCCCATCGTCAGCGGCGGAGGTGATAGACCGTGCGAGGCGCTCGGGGCCGGGGTTGTCGATGAGGGCGAGGTGAACATTGGTACAGGCACTGGCACGTGCTTCGAGGCCCCCCTCGTCGAGCCGAGGCCAGACAAGAAGATGCGCATCGATACTTGCGTGCATGTGGTTCCAAACAGGTGGGAGTACGAAATCGTGGTTAACGCGACTGGGGAGTCGCTGAGGTGGTTTAGGGACCAGTTTGGCGGCCTCGAGGTTGAGGAGGCGCGGCGGCGCCAGGTCTCGGCGTACGATGTTCTCCTAGAGGAGGCTGGGAAAGTGCCGCCGGGGAGCGAGGGTCTCTTCTACTACCCCTACTTGTGGGGGGCGAAAGCCCCCTTCTTTAATCCTCGCGCGAAGGGCGTCTTCATAGGCTTCACTCACGCTCACACGCGCGGCTACTTTGTGCGTGCTATACTCGAGGGTGTAGCCTTCCAGTACAAGGGCGTGCTCGATCTGCTCGAAGAGCTGGGCGTTCATGTCAAGCGTCTGACGATGACGGGTGGTGAAGCGAGGGGGGAGCTTTGGAACAGGATCAAAGCGTCCGTAGTGGGTGTAAGCCTACTCTTACCGCACGTTAGCGATGCGGCAGGTCTCGGCGCTGCGATTCTAGCCGCCGTCGGCTGCGGGCACTACGGGGACGTGCGACGCGCGATCGCGTCGATGGTACACATAGAGCGCGCGGTAGACCCAGACCCGGAGATGCAGAGGATCTATGCCGAGCTCTACCCGAGGTACTTGAAGACTTACCGTTGCCTGGAGCAAGCCTTCAATAGCGCGAAAAGTTAA
- a CDS encoding PAC2 family protein, translated as MIKFKELKRLRLRDGVLVQGLPGIGLAGKLAVDYIVRELKLTKVAELLTDGLLLQSNVAVFVDDEAIIRLPAYEFFLYEGARDALFVTAPSQPVVWQQYEVSEYILDYFQSIGGHEVIAVCGTTMGDSEGVYFAAASPEVKEELAKLGFKPSPGGVITGACGLLPALAALRGLKAYVLMGYVTQPELDPIAAKHVVQALSRLLGFDISTSNLDLLMEELKKKEMERIEALKEAVKTRRIEGPPFYL; from the coding sequence ATGATCAAGTTTAAGGAGCTAAAGAGGTTAAGGCTAAGAGATGGGGTTCTTGTGCAGGGACTGCCGGGGATAGGCCTGGCTGGGAAGCTGGCGGTCGATTACATCGTGAGAGAGCTTAAACTAACGAAGGTCGCCGAGCTGCTCACCGATGGACTCCTCCTCCAATCGAACGTCGCCGTCTTTGTCGATGATGAGGCCATCATCAGGCTCCCCGCCTACGAGTTCTTCCTGTACGAGGGAGCGAGAGACGCGCTCTTCGTTACGGCTCCCTCTCAGCCGGTTGTCTGGCAGCAGTACGAGGTTAGCGAGTACATCCTTGACTACTTCCAATCAATCGGCGGCCACGAAGTCATAGCCGTGTGCGGAACAACTATGGGGGACTCCGAAGGAGTTTACTTCGCTGCTGCAAGCCCAGAAGTCAAGGAGGAGCTGGCCAAGCTCGGCTTCAAACCCTCACCAGGGGGCGTTATCACGGGTGCTTGCGGGCTTCTACCTGCGCTGGCTGCGTTGCGGGGCTTGAAAGCGTATGTACTGATGGGGTATGTCACGCAGCCCGAGCTGGATCCCATCGCTGCGAAACACGTTGTACAGGCCCTCAGCAGGCTTCTTGGATTCGATATTAGCACGAGCAACCTCGATCTTCTGATGGAGGAGTTAAAAAAGAAGGAGATGGAGAGAATTGAAGCTCTCAAAGAAGCCGTAAAAACGAGGAGGATCGAAGGTCCACCCTTCTACTTGTAA
- a CDS encoding ribbon-helix-helix protein, CopG family produces the protein MDVERVSIRLTAEQYRLLKLLVEEGIYPSMSDALREAIVKLLKDYGNIILR, from the coding sequence ATGGATGTGGAGCGAGTGTCGATCAGGTTGACTGCTGAGCAATACCGACTACTCAAGCTTCTAGTCGAGGAAGGAATCTACCCTTCGATGTCCGATGCCCTCCGCGAAGCTATCGTAAAGCTTCTGAAAGATTATGGTAACATTATCTTAAGATAA
- a CDS encoding MBL fold metallo-hydrolase: protein MGELHFRGVKIQHLPHAGFRLEGGGSVVYIDPFSLPSSPGDGDVGICTHDHYDHCSPEDLRKALKRDAVIVAASNCERKLRGLVRELKLLKPGDEVEVKRVKVRAVPAYNVGKPYHPREYGGIGVIVELGGVRIYHAGDTDLIPEMESLRGHVDVALVPVSGVYVMTASEAVEAVRRIQPALAIPMHYGAIVGDRRDAESFKRLLEGVCEVAII from the coding sequence GTGGGCGAGCTACACTTCAGGGGGGTTAAGATTCAGCACCTCCCACACGCGGGATTCAGGCTGGAAGGGGGCGGCTCGGTCGTCTACATAGACCCTTTCTCCCTGCCCTCTTCTCCCGGCGACGGGGACGTGGGCATTTGCACCCATGATCACTACGACCACTGCAGCCCCGAAGACTTGAGGAAGGCCCTCAAGAGGGATGCCGTCATCGTAGCGGCCTCTAACTGCGAGCGAAAGTTGAGGGGACTAGTACGGGAGCTGAAGCTTCTGAAACCAGGGGACGAGGTTGAGGTGAAGAGGGTTAAGGTGCGTGCAGTACCTGCGTACAACGTCGGCAAACCATACCACCCGCGCGAGTACGGCGGCATCGGCGTGATCGTAGAGCTGGGTGGTGTGAGGATATACCACGCCGGCGATACCGACCTCATACCCGAGATGGAGAGCCTCAGAGGACACGTGGATGTCGCTCTCGTTCCAGTGAGCGGCGTGTACGTGATGACTGCTAGCGAGGCTGTAGAAGCCGTACGCAGGATACAGCCAGCACTGGCAATTCCGATGCACTACGGGGCTATAGTGGGTGACAGGAGGGATGCTGAATCATTTAAGAGGCTTCTCGAGGGCGTTTGCGAGGTAGCAATAATATAG
- a CDS encoding glycerate kinase produces the protein MELCDYARKLALVLVLEGLRAVDPANLLMERVSLAQGKLRVDGLEVNVSSGVYLVALGKAGGYMAEALEKILGDAVRGGVATMLKGASSPALRRVSLVVAGHPYPDEGSIEAGKLALKTAERAKAEGVPLVVLLSGGGSAMAEVPAPGVKLEDLRRLTEQLLKCGATIDEVNTVRKHLSLLKGGRLAAAASPSPVVTLAISDVIGDRLDVIASGPTVPDPTTYDDALNVLKRYNLMSQVPPSIVEALMKGHKGEIPETPKPGELPNSVALVVGSNMTALKAMKRHAESMGLNALILTSMLQGEAREAAKALTAVVLEVKRSGLPVKPPAAVICGGETTVTVRGSGKGGRNQEFALSAALRIAGEEGVAVAAVGSDGIDGPTDVAGAVVDGRTIKRARELGLDPIHYLENNDSYTFFKLVGGHVVTGPTRTNVNDFYIGVVATEDVAW, from the coding sequence ATGGAACTGTGCGATTACGCGCGCAAGCTGGCACTTGTGCTGGTTCTCGAGGGTTTAAGAGCTGTAGATCCCGCGAACCTGCTCATGGAGCGAGTTTCGCTCGCTCAAGGCAAGCTTCGAGTTGACGGCTTGGAGGTGAACGTGAGCAGCGGTGTGTACCTCGTGGCGCTCGGGAAGGCTGGTGGGTACATGGCTGAAGCGCTCGAAAAGATCCTCGGCGACGCTGTAAGGGGGGGCGTTGCCACGATGTTAAAGGGGGCGTCGAGCCCAGCTCTAAGGAGAGTTTCGTTAGTGGTCGCGGGTCATCCCTACCCAGATGAGGGCAGCATAGAGGCTGGAAAGCTGGCCTTGAAAACCGCGGAGAGGGCGAAGGCGGAGGGCGTCCCTCTCGTTGTTCTGCTCTCTGGTGGCGGGTCGGCGATGGCCGAGGTACCTGCTCCCGGCGTAAAGCTTGAGGATCTGCGAAGGTTAACAGAGCAGTTGCTAAAGTGTGGCGCAACGATCGATGAGGTCAACACTGTGCGAAAGCATCTTTCGCTGCTGAAGGGTGGAAGGCTGGCTGCTGCAGCTTCACCCTCACCCGTTGTAACTCTCGCCATATCCGATGTCATCGGCGATAGATTGGACGTAATTGCATCGGGACCCACCGTACCGGACCCCACAACGTACGACGACGCGCTGAACGTACTGAAGCGGTACAACTTGATGTCACAGGTACCCCCTAGCATTGTTGAAGCTCTGATGAAAGGTCATAAGGGAGAGATCCCTGAGACCCCAAAGCCGGGCGAGCTACCAAACAGCGTCGCTCTCGTGGTGGGCAGCAATATGACTGCTCTCAAGGCTATGAAGAGGCACGCTGAGAGCATGGGTCTTAACGCTTTGATCCTGACCAGTATGCTGCAGGGCGAGGCCAGGGAGGCAGCTAAGGCCTTAACCGCTGTAGTGCTCGAGGTAAAGCGGTCTGGCTTACCGGTTAAACCACCTGCAGCTGTGATCTGCGGTGGCGAAACCACAGTCACTGTACGAGGGAGCGGTAAGGGGGGAAGGAACCAAGAGTTCGCCCTCTCAGCCGCTCTACGTATCGCGGGCGAAGAAGGCGTAGCAGTAGCAGCGGTAGGCAGTGACGGTATTGACGGTCCCACAGATGTAGCGGGAGCAGTAGTCGATGGCCGCACGATCAAGAGGGCAAGGGAACTGGGGCTGGATCCGATCCACTACTTGGAGAACAATGATAGCTACACTTTCTTCAAGCTAGTAGGTGGGCACGTAGTAACGGGTCCTACACGTACAAACGTGAACGACTTTTACATTGGCGTGGTGGCGACCGAGGACGTTGCCTGGTAA
- a CDS encoding TatD family hydrolase has translation MTHRYTDSHCHIHEFGEAELESFGDSFEMIVGVADDVESSLRTLELAKKFRYIVPCAGLHPWSLREVNLEEQLKGLEKLAASGEVRCIGEVGLDLAFVPDTYEQQLAVFRCVLQIAKDHDLPVNLHTAKAWRQVLEEVVRFGIKRALFHWFTGPLDVLSEIVARGYLISINPTVKISDKHRSIAKRTPLNSITFESDGPYEYRGLHLTPSMIPEVITLIAEERGLAANELIEVSRENLLRLLS, from the coding sequence ATGACGCATAGGTATACCGACTCGCACTGCCACATCCATGAATTTGGCGAGGCTGAACTGGAGTCGTTTGGGGATAGCTTCGAAATGATCGTTGGGGTAGCGGACGATGTGGAATCTTCCTTGAGGACTCTCGAACTCGCTAAGAAGTTCAGGTACATTGTACCATGCGCTGGCCTTCATCCCTGGTCGCTCAGGGAGGTGAACTTGGAAGAGCAATTGAAGGGGCTGGAAAAGCTCGCGGCTAGTGGTGAAGTACGATGCATTGGAGAAGTAGGCCTAGATTTGGCGTTCGTACCAGACACGTATGAGCAGCAGTTGGCTGTCTTCAGGTGCGTTCTGCAGATCGCCAAGGATCACGATCTTCCCGTTAACCTGCACACTGCTAAAGCCTGGAGGCAGGTTCTTGAGGAAGTCGTACGCTTCGGGATAAAACGTGCGCTTTTCCACTGGTTCACCGGCCCCCTAGACGTCCTTTCAGAGATCGTGGCACGGGGCTACCTGATATCGATTAACCCCACCGTGAAAATCAGCGATAAGCACAGAAGCATCGCGAAAAGAACCCCGCTCAATTCAATAACGTTTGAAAGCGATGGCCCCTACGAGTACAGGGGGCTGCATCTAACCCCCTCAATGATCCCAGAGGTTATTACCCTCATAGCAGAAGAACGCGGCCTAGCCGCTAATGAGCTTATAGAGGTATCTCGAGAAAACTTGCTTAGGCTTCTATCGTAG
- a CDS encoding sn-glycerol-1-phosphate dehydrogenase, which produces MVEGKPIHEIELPAKVIVGSGALKQLPPLLGSFAYEKVVVFTGPHVGPRVGFSVAELLLREEFEVHTGVIEGSDREGLEKARGLVQSIRPDVAIAVGGGRVIDVTKYVAYIFNIPFVSVPTSVSHDGIASPAVSLKDVNGYPISKFVKPPIAIVADIDVIAQAPRRLLASGFGDIIGKFTSVRDAILARKIKGEYVGDYSLALARMSASMVAKNAEAIARQEPEGISILVEAAISCGVAMAIAGSSRPCSGSEHAFSHALDIVYPEKQSLHGEQVGVGTIMMAYLHGIDWRRIRRLLRVVGAPTNCEELGVPPKAIIEALKLAHKVRDRYTILGEGGLSESAAWKLAKTTGVIP; this is translated from the coding sequence GTGGTGGAGGGGAAGCCGATACACGAGATAGAGCTCCCCGCGAAAGTTATCGTGGGTAGTGGAGCGCTTAAGCAATTACCCCCGCTGCTCGGGTCGTTCGCTTATGAGAAGGTTGTGGTGTTCACAGGGCCTCACGTGGGTCCCCGTGTCGGGTTCAGCGTAGCCGAGTTGCTCTTAAGAGAGGAGTTCGAGGTTCATACGGGCGTTATTGAGGGGAGTGATAGGGAGGGCCTTGAGAAAGCCAGGGGGCTGGTCCAATCGATCAGACCCGACGTTGCGATAGCAGTAGGTGGAGGGAGGGTGATCGACGTTACTAAGTACGTGGCTTACATCTTTAATATCCCCTTCGTAAGCGTGCCCACCTCGGTCTCTCACGACGGTATTGCCAGCCCAGCCGTCTCGTTAAAGGATGTGAACGGCTACCCTATTAGCAAATTCGTTAAGCCACCGATAGCTATTGTAGCGGATATCGACGTTATAGCTCAGGCCCCGCGTAGACTTCTCGCCAGCGGTTTTGGAGACATCATAGGTAAGTTCACCAGCGTAAGAGATGCGATACTGGCCAGGAAGATTAAGGGTGAGTATGTGGGCGATTACAGCTTGGCGCTCGCTAGGATGAGCGCTTCCATGGTAGCCAAGAACGCGGAGGCGATAGCCAGGCAGGAGCCTGAAGGCATTAGCATACTCGTCGAAGCTGCGATAAGCTGTGGCGTAGCGATGGCGATAGCGGGCAGTTCTAGGCCCTGCTCGGGCAGCGAACACGCCTTCAGCCACGCTCTCGACATCGTCTACCCCGAGAAACAGAGTCTTCACGGCGAACAGGTCGGTGTCGGAACCATTATGATGGCTTATCTTCACGGAATTGACTGGAGACGGATCAGGAGGCTATTGCGAGTGGTGGGGGCTCCAACGAATTGCGAGGAGCTCGGCGTACCCCCAAAAGCAATCATCGAGGCGTTGAAACTAGCACACAAGGTGAGGGATAGGTACACCATACTCGGCGAAGGCGGGCTCAGCGAATCTGCCGCTTGGAAGCTCGCCAAGACCACCGGAGTCATACCGTAG
- the metG gene encoding methionine--tRNA ligase: MVELKKERWLVFSAWPYVNAIPHLGNLIGSILSADIAARFLRMKGAEVVFASGSDQHGTPIEVEAIKRGLDPEKMADEMHERISELFKKWGISFDIYTKTHNPTHINFVREFYSRVYENGYIFSDTVQVLFCPVDNIFLPDRFVEGTCPYCNYPRARGDQCDNCGRLLDPLQLIEPRCVICLSKPVVKESKHWFFDLPKLANKLSEYIESNPNLPDNARNMSVQMLNEGLRPRSVTRDNKWGIPAPFPGAEGKTIYVWMEAVLGYVSAVREYFERRGEPEKWKEFWLNSETKSVYFVGKDNIPFHTIIFPALLLASGEGYVLPWTVASTEYLLFEGEKFSKSRGIGIWIDEAIELLPVDYWRFALVWMRPEVRDTSFTWKGLQEVVNAILNDTIGNFVHRTLTLVKRRFDYVIPDPGELRPDDQRVLDDAWSRIDEAEKEMMAFRFKRALLRIVEVASIGNAYLNEKKPWEEPLQEAAKTLFTACSLVKTLAVTLAPVIPGKAQEMWEALGYPGRVEEVWWHEAKQPVKPGLRIMEPQPLFRKISDEELAAMQERLAKIRKGGLSSSQS, encoded by the coding sequence GTGGTGGAGCTAAAAAAGGAAAGGTGGTTGGTATTCTCAGCCTGGCCGTACGTTAACGCGATCCCCCACCTAGGTAACCTGATAGGGTCGATCCTCTCCGCTGACATAGCGGCGCGCTTCCTCAGGATGAAAGGGGCTGAAGTAGTATTCGCCAGCGGATCAGATCAGCATGGAACGCCAATCGAGGTGGAAGCCATTAAGCGCGGTCTAGATCCAGAGAAGATGGCCGACGAGATGCACGAAAGGATCAGCGAGCTCTTCAAGAAGTGGGGTATCTCATTCGATATTTACACGAAGACCCATAATCCAACTCACATAAACTTCGTTCGAGAGTTCTACTCTCGGGTTTATGAGAACGGGTATATCTTCAGTGATACGGTCCAGGTACTCTTCTGTCCTGTAGATAATATATTCCTGCCCGATAGGTTCGTTGAGGGTACATGCCCCTACTGTAATTACCCGAGGGCTAGGGGGGATCAATGCGACAACTGCGGTAGGCTCCTCGATCCCCTCCAGCTCATTGAACCCCGTTGCGTAATATGCCTATCTAAACCGGTGGTCAAGGAGAGTAAACACTGGTTCTTTGATTTACCTAAACTTGCTAATAAACTAAGTGAATATATTGAAAGCAATCCAAACCTTCCAGATAATGCCCGCAATATGAGCGTCCAAATGCTGAACGAGGGTTTGCGGCCCAGGTCAGTTACTCGAGACAATAAGTGGGGCATTCCAGCACCTTTCCCGGGAGCTGAAGGTAAGACCATTTACGTGTGGATGGAGGCCGTCCTTGGATACGTTTCCGCCGTGCGAGAATACTTTGAGCGGCGAGGCGAACCCGAGAAGTGGAAGGAGTTCTGGTTAAACAGCGAGACTAAGAGCGTTTACTTCGTCGGGAAGGACAACATACCCTTCCACACAATCATTTTCCCAGCCCTGCTTCTAGCATCGGGGGAGGGCTATGTTCTACCGTGGACAGTGGCTTCCACCGAGTACCTGTTATTCGAAGGTGAAAAGTTCTCTAAGAGTAGGGGGATCGGAATATGGATTGATGAGGCAATCGAGCTCCTGCCCGTCGACTACTGGCGCTTCGCGCTAGTTTGGATGAGGCCAGAGGTTCGAGATACTAGCTTTACGTGGAAAGGGCTGCAGGAGGTTGTGAACGCTATACTCAACGACACCATCGGCAACTTCGTTCACCGAACTCTGACGCTTGTTAAGCGCAGGTTTGATTACGTGATACCTGATCCTGGTGAATTGAGGCCCGATGATCAAAGGGTACTAGATGACGCTTGGAGTAGGATTGATGAAGCTGAGAAGGAGATGATGGCTTTCCGATTTAAACGGGCTCTCCTACGCATAGTGGAGGTTGCATCCATAGGTAACGCTTACCTGAACGAGAAAAAACCCTGGGAGGAGCCTCTTCAAGAAGCTGCAAAAACCCTCTTTACGGCTTGCAGTCTTGTAAAGACTCTAGCCGTAACGCTGGCGCCCGTGATTCCTGGAAAGGCTCAGGAGATGTGGGAGGCTCTTGGCTACCCAGGGAGAGTTGAGGAAGTTTGGTGGCACGAGGCGAAACAACCGGTCAAGCCGGGCCTTAGGATAATGGAGCCTCAACCCCTGTTTAGAAAGATCAGCGATGAAGAGTTGGCTGCTATGCAGGAAAGGTTGGCAAAGATCCGGAAAGGGGGTCTCTCCTCGAGTCAGAGTTAA
- a CDS encoding tRNA (N(6)-L-threonylcarbamoyladenosine(37)-C(2))-methylthiotransferase gives MRVYVENYGCWLNKALSEYVKQVVSRYAEIVENAELADAVIINTCAVRGDTERKILRRLREFASTGKRIAVTGCLVNVRPYSILEAAPKASLVEPSCLSELPRFVQGEELWLVREYRRAIFAGEYTGGVRYVIPIEVGCTGACGFCAEPLVRRGVTSLDPELALRLIADAVRRGAKEVYLTGQDVAAYGLDLGLRLTDLIRRILSEVDGDYRIRIGMMEPWMAKSIADELSELIKDERVYKYVHLPLQSGDDTVLRLMRRRYTVEEYKNLVQLFRRRVGELSVATDIIVGYPGEDWEAFLRSVKLVQELKFDKVHVARYTFRPFTPAYIARDTVAEPEKKRRSRILTDVALRVAASINSTYLGRELEVLVCENGKKEGTVIARTDTYKPVILPNTVKVGERVRVRIKGYTPLHLVGEVVD, from the coding sequence ATGAGGGTCTACGTCGAAAACTACGGCTGCTGGCTTAACAAGGCCCTCAGTGAGTACGTGAAGCAGGTAGTATCACGGTACGCTGAGATCGTTGAGAATGCCGAGCTAGCTGACGCAGTTATCATCAATACGTGCGCCGTTAGAGGAGATACGGAGCGCAAGATTCTCAGGAGGTTGAGAGAGTTCGCTTCGACGGGTAAGAGGATCGCCGTAACTGGATGCCTCGTTAACGTTCGACCCTACTCGATACTTGAAGCTGCTCCAAAAGCCTCACTCGTGGAGCCATCATGCCTCAGTGAACTACCACGCTTCGTGCAAGGTGAGGAGCTATGGCTGGTCCGCGAGTACCGGAGGGCGATATTCGCTGGCGAATACACGGGGGGTGTGAGGTATGTGATTCCGATTGAGGTGGGGTGCACAGGGGCGTGCGGCTTCTGCGCCGAGCCTCTGGTTAGGAGGGGGGTAACAAGTTTAGACCCAGAGTTGGCGTTGCGGCTTATTGCAGATGCCGTGAGAAGAGGCGCAAAGGAAGTCTACCTCACTGGGCAGGATGTTGCGGCGTATGGCCTCGATCTGGGTCTCAGGCTAACCGACCTCATTAGACGCATCCTGTCTGAGGTTGACGGCGACTACAGGATTAGGATCGGAATGATGGAGCCTTGGATGGCCAAAAGCATCGCGGATGAGCTCTCCGAACTCATCAAGGACGAGAGGGTATACAAGTACGTGCACCTACCATTGCAGTCGGGTGACGACACTGTACTAAGGCTGATGCGAAGAAGGTACACTGTGGAAGAGTACAAGAACCTAGTTCAACTATTTCGCCGTAGGGTAGGTGAACTGTCAGTAGCGACGGACATTATCGTGGGATACCCCGGTGAAGACTGGGAAGCCTTTCTCAGGAGTGTTAAATTAGTGCAGGAGTTGAAGTTCGACAAGGTTCACGTGGCTCGCTACACCTTCAGACCCTTTACCCCAGCTTACATAGCTAGAGACACCGTCGCTGAACCAGAGAAAAAGAGGAGATCGCGAATTCTCACCGATGTAGCACTAAGGGTGGCGGCCTCTATAAACTCGACTTACTTAGGCAGGGAGCTTGAAGTTCTAGTCTGCGAGAATGGCAAGAAAGAGGGAACCGTGATAGCCAGGACCGACACGTACAAACCAGTCATCTTGCCGAACACAGTCAAAGTGGGGGAGCGAGTTAGAGTGAGGATAAAGGGTTACACCCCCTTGCATCTAGTAGGCGAGGTTGTAGATTAA
- a CDS encoding DUF402 domain-containing protein — MERGVRVRGIFSTALARLMIDNGIKIVDASPQLKERFGSEVEEKGVALVTIKDRDDHAGLVVIGQRPLAESVLRILRSVAARSPIVTMEEELYATYVCRVVGPNTVELPGERKGVLEDSAKVGELVTAHVVTFHEGMPILRRGVALVGEYARLIEGRLHEVSEHIRGVQRSLLLSMAMRAGLEGWGVKWRSSARWAEMSELLGELQSLKEKALRVKEKAREATQPVKLTDGELLALVPLSLEDKARFDNLRAKQVPTIPLHHLFKACGSRYSNLVDEAENVFLKYCKPEHLSKALMEEVAKEYTAGRLRLLHEKIDGRVAVIEGECEVLARWPLTLKLVRKARAPGTYDGLEIPKEEGDVILSVATLGSCVLPHAYFSGNGLLKGVYVNINTPIEPRPPNALWYIDLCVDVTYTEERKVRVIDLEELRSYRAYLTDECISYYEKIAAEVAGKLREFEATTADSVLEVFVELSRSYIADPLSFTLPASSSAASFITQT, encoded by the coding sequence ATGGAGAGAGGGGTTAGAGTGCGGGGGATTTTCTCCACGGCCCTTGCTCGTCTCATGATCGACAACGGCATTAAAATCGTCGATGCCAGCCCCCAGCTTAAGGAGCGATTCGGTAGCGAGGTAGAGGAGAAAGGAGTAGCGCTAGTCACGATTAAGGATCGAGACGACCACGCTGGGCTCGTCGTCATCGGCCAAAGGCCGTTAGCGGAGAGCGTACTGAGGATCTTACGCAGCGTGGCAGCAAGGTCTCCCATAGTGACGATGGAGGAGGAGCTTTACGCTACATACGTTTGTAGAGTTGTGGGACCAAACACTGTGGAGCTGCCGGGAGAGCGTAAAGGAGTACTCGAAGACAGTGCGAAAGTCGGTGAACTCGTGACTGCACACGTAGTGACTTTCCATGAAGGAATGCCCATACTGAGGCGGGGGGTAGCGCTCGTAGGCGAATATGCTCGATTGATAGAGGGGCGGCTCCACGAGGTCAGCGAGCACATTCGGGGGGTGCAGCGGAGCCTGCTCCTATCGATGGCCATGAGGGCCGGTTTAGAGGGTTGGGGGGTCAAGTGGAGAAGCTCGGCCCGCTGGGCGGAAATGAGCGAACTATTGGGCGAGCTGCAGTCGTTGAAGGAAAAGGCATTACGCGTGAAGGAGAAAGCACGTGAAGCCACGCAACCTGTCAAACTAACAGATGGCGAGCTATTAGCACTCGTACCGCTATCGCTTGAAGACAAAGCACGCTTCGATAACCTTCGCGCGAAGCAAGTCCCCACGATCCCGTTGCACCACCTCTTTAAGGCCTGCGGAAGCAGGTACTCCAATCTAGTCGATGAGGCCGAGAACGTGTTTCTGAAGTACTGCAAGCCCGAGCACCTATCCAAAGCCTTGATGGAGGAAGTGGCAAAGGAGTATACGGCGGGCAGGCTCCGGCTTCTCCACGAGAAGATCGATGGCAGGGTAGCGGTAATAGAGGGAGAGTGCGAGGTACTCGCAAGATGGCCGCTCACGTTAAAGCTGGTTAGGAAAGCTCGTGCGCCAGGCACCTATGATGGCCTCGAGATACCAAAGGAGGAGGGGGATGTTATCTTAAGCGTCGCTACGCTCGGATCTTGCGTCTTGCCACACGCGTACTTTAGCGGTAATGGGCTTCTCAAGGGGGTTTACGTAAACATAAACACGCCGATCGAACCGCGCCCGCCAAACGCCCTCTGGTACATAGACCTCTGCGTTGATGTTACGTACACCGAGGAGCGTAAGGTGAGAGTGATCGACCTGGAGGAATTGAGGAGCTACCGTGCCTATCTCACTGACGAGTGCATCAGCTACTACGAGAAAATAGCTGCCGAAGTTGCTGGAAAGCTCCGCGAGTTTGAGGCCACAACCGCCGATAGTGTCTTGGAAGTGTTCGTAGAGCTCAGTAGAAGCTACATCGCCGACCCGCTGAGCTTTACACTGCCCGCTAGCTCATCGGCCGCGAGCTTTATAACCCAGACTTAG